A section of the Sphingobacteriales bacterium genome encodes:
- a CDS encoding TDP-N-acetylfucosamine:lipid II N-acetylfucosaminyltransferase, protein MADFVLSLPENIEIFWVFWGSDGFNLPMLLKRNFDEYSLKYCLKNHPYLLLKYDLTHFMLTYHWKNRVKKHLQAIQKVDYFCHYSEEDYEIIKEVTGFNAKWLEFNYGSLDDFTRKEDKLVLLTDYQKDIIWLGNSADESNNHISALFEIKRRGIEFSSIMCPLSYAGHKDYAKFVIKKGRELFAERFIPLTEFMPKEEYDELLKRCKCFIFNHKRSQAYTNIAYLLFSGGDIIMHSESSLTRYLRSNGISLKTIDEEDWSYDKNQKINNSEAIEKLLNETIVVQRYKNLF, encoded by the coding sequence TTGGCTGATTTTGTTTTATCTCTTCCTGAAAATATAGAAATATTCTGGGTTTTTTGGGGTTCTGATGGCTTTAATTTACCAATGCTATTAAAAAGGAATTTTGATGAATATTCATTAAAATATTGCCTGAAAAATCATCCTTACTTGCTTTTAAAATATGATTTAACGCATTTTATGTTAACCTATCATTGGAAAAATCGGGTGAAAAAGCATTTACAGGCAATTCAAAAGGTTGATTATTTTTGTCATTATTCAGAAGAAGATTATGAAATAATCAAGGAAGTGACGGGATTTAATGCAAAGTGGCTGGAATTTAATTATGGCAGTTTAGATGATTTTACGAGAAAAGAAGACAAGCTTGTTTTGTTAACAGATTATCAAAAAGACATTATTTGGCTTGGAAATTCAGCTGATGAGTCAAATAATCATATTTCTGCATTATTTGAGATTAAAAGGCGAGGGATAGAATTTTCATCCATTATGTGTCCCTTATCTTATGCTGGACATAAAGACTATGCAAAATTTGTAATAAAAAAAGGTAGGGAGTTGTTTGCAGAACGTTTCATCCCATTAACTGAATTTATGCCAAAAGAAGAATATGACGAACTGCTTAAAAGATGTAAGTGTTTTATTTTCAATCATAAACGTTCACAGGCATATACCAATATTGCCTATCTGTTATTTTCAGGAGGCGATATTATCATGCATTCTGAAAGTTCACTGACCCGATATTTAAGGAGTAATGGAATTTCCCTGAAAACCATTGATGAAGAGGACTGGAGTTACGATAAAAATCAAAAAATCAATAATTCAGAAGCTATCGAAAAACTGCTGAATGAAACAATAGTCGTGCAACGCTATAAAAACTTATTTTGA
- a CDS encoding acetyltransferase produces MLIIGAKGFAKELFEVIYTNNPNEYICFYDDVNPDVPEILYKNYRVLKNMEEAAEEFRKDNRFCLGVGNPEIRKLLAEKFESIGGELVTHISKHANVGHFGVTFKPGVVVCGGVNITNDIFFGKGCLINLNCTIGHDSILEDYVELCPGVHVSGNVKIGANTFVGTGVVILPGITIGSDVRIGAGAVVTTNLPDHVTAIGIPAKIKS; encoded by the coding sequence ATGTTAATTATTGGTGCCAAAGGATTTGCGAAGGAGTTATTTGAGGTAATATATACAAATAACCCGAACGAATATATTTGTTTTTATGATGATGTGAATCCAGATGTACCGGAAATACTATATAAGAATTACAGGGTATTGAAAAATATGGAAGAAGCAGCGGAGGAATTCAGGAAAGATAACAGGTTTTGTCTTGGAGTCGGGAATCCTGAAATACGAAAATTACTTGCTGAAAAATTTGAATCAATTGGAGGAGAATTAGTTACTCATATTTCGAAACATGCCAATGTCGGACATTTTGGTGTTACTTTTAAACCTGGTGTTGTCGTATGCGGAGGAGTTAATATAACAAATGATATTTTTTTTGGGAAGGGCTGCCTCATTAATTTAAATTGCACAATCGGACATGATTCGATACTGGAAGATTATGTTGAGTTGTGCCCTGGTGTCCATGTTTCAGGTAATGTTAAAATAGGAGCAAATACATTTGTAGGCACTGGTGTCGTCATTTTACCGGGTATCACAATTGGTTCAGATGTCAGGATTGGGGCAGGAGCTGTGGTTACAACCAATTTACCTGATCATGTAACGGCAATTGGAATCCCTGCAAAAATTAAGTCGTAA